Within Buteo buteo unplaced genomic scaffold, bButBut1.hap1.1 HAP1_SCAFFOLD_58, whole genome shotgun sequence, the genomic segment tgggggatgtcggCCATCGGGGGCCGGCTCGGCGGGTGCCCCTGGAGAGTCCCCCCGGCCCAGCACGGCTCCCCCTCacccacacaggtctgcagaggGCTCCATGTGGCTGCCTCTTCGATCCCCGGGTCTTTGGCATCCAGTGGACAACCACCCACCTGCCTCCACCGGCCACCGCCACGCTCGGCCAAGGCGCCGCTTCTCTGCCGGGTGCTGCCCTGTGGGgtcccgggggctgcggggcccccCTGGCCTGgacagccccagggaccccccagagCCAACCACAATACCTCGCACCCTACAAAAATCAGAGGAGTGGGgtggccccagcccctctggagCTGCCAGTGTCCATCCCCGGCTACCAGCACATCGAGGGGCAGTTGGCACAGATCAACATCCCCAGCACGGCCACCCCTGtgggggcacccctgggcagcgatgtctcccccagcccctgcgctgccacCCACAATCAAGCCACTGGGGACACCGCAGGCGACCTTGCAGTGTCCGAGGAGATGCTCCTGGAAGAGGCCCTAAGGCTCTTCGATTGCTCCCTGGATGGAGTGGGGGTCAGCCAGGATGGTCCCAGCAGCGGCCCCATGCCTGGGGACCCTGCTGGCACCAgcggagaggggagagggatggccccagcccccccagcgaTGCCAACACCCATCCCCAGCCACAAGGACATCGAGGGGCCGTTGGCCAAGATCAACACCTGTGGCATGGCCACCCATGTGGGGGCACCCCCAGGCAGtgacgtcccccccagcccctgcgctgaCCCCCACAATCAAGCCCTTGGGGAGCCTGTAGGTGAACTTGCAGCGTCTGAGAAAGTGCCTCTCCAAGAGGCCCTAGTGCTCTTTGGTTGCTCCCCGGATGGAGTGGGGGTCAACCAGGATGCTCCCAGCAGGAGCTCCATGCCCGGGGACACTGGTGGCACCGGCGCAGCCACCCCCAACCGCAACTTCAGCTCGCTCTCGCTGCCTGAGGAGCTGCTCACCCCTGACTACTGCATCCCCGAGCTCAGCAACATCATGCTGAGCCTAGAAATATTCAACATCATCAGGATGGAGCCCCAGGAGCTGTGAGAGGATGCCgggatggacctgccaccatccccaccTGCCACGGCAGGCAagcggaggaagaggcaggcgcagagctccttgccaatgccacccagcaagcgcagggctCTTGCGGCCAacgtgggtgtgtgtgtggggggtggggaTTAGACAGGGGTgagagggatggagatggggggagtggggggtgggagaggaggcgTGGGTATTTGTTGAAGGGGAGGTCGGGGAGGGGGGTAGGGAGGGGTTAGACCAGCTTGGATGGGaccttttctcttgtcttttcaactaaaagctccttctccagaaccgctccctgcctgtgtgggagggggagggagagcagggggcACCAAAAAACAGCACCCGAGAGGTGcaaaagccctgctgagccccagATCCGAGCCGGGGAAAGCCCTGAGGGGAACCGAGCCACCCCCAGggccgagtcaccaccagcggggcaggcaACGGTGGGGCGGCACACGGAcgactcccctctccccttccccagggggagcagccctttggtggggaagccaggacagacaggtccctgcaggactcacgggCACGGCCccacacagaaagcagcacgcagcccctgCGACAACGacagaccttgggggccgggggggacacaggcACACACGACAGCAAGGGCTCCAATGCCTTCATCTTGAACCCCAAcagcgtcccctccagcggggacggggctcgctgcagagcccttcaaagcctcaagaccaTCACAGCCTTCCTCAggtcccactgacctcagccccggagagcccagctttgcctcactgacacagcaaaataaccccaaatcaccccaagaatggcgagggagggagctgcgggccaggcagggaccctcctccccttgtcTGCCTGCACCCATTTACACCCATTTACCAGCAAAACTCTCCCTGCAGGATGCAATTTGGTGGGAGCAAGATTTGTGGGTATGTCTGCACCCAAAACGCAGCAGTACGTGGCACCCTTTAACTGGTGTTCTTCCCAAGCCCAttcacctttgcagaaaaagggattGTCATCCTGCACATGGCACAAAGCAGGACACACACAGCCCATGGTGGCTGAGAGGGTTATAAGGGAATAAAGGCACTGAGCTGGTAAATTCAGCCACCAGCACTTGAAATCAGACAGTGAGTCCCAACTCAAGAAGCGctcgctctcctccctgccatcacgCCTCACCATCGAGCTATTCAAGCCGTGCCATTGTACCAGCTGTCCCAAGGGTGGCCCACAGCATCTGCCCAGCTTCAGCAGGCACCAAGGCCAACCCTTACGCTTCCCCTGCCTGACCCTCCGActcagctccagcccttctggGGCAGCCCGTGCAATTTGCCATGAGCTGCTGTTAACACTCACGGGCCCACTGACAGTACTGGATTTACTCCAGTTTATGTCAGGAACAGTGAGCTCACCCAGGACATTCGGattcttcccatcctcccaccAACCTTATTCATAAACAgcggttggtttggttttttttaaacattaccgtgaaatgcagcaagaggtCAGCAGACTGCATCATCACACAGACGGTCCAGGAGATGAGACGCGGTGAGCCGGGAGGACAGAGTCAGCCCCTTCCACCGTTCAGCCCCTGGAAACACTTTGAGACAACCAGAGGGTCGGGCTGCTCCAATACAGCTCTCTCACTCCTGGCTCTGGAGCCTTCATCTCACATTCCCCACATCCCTTCGGCCTTTCTAATCACAGGCTTTAGGGTCCCTACATACGTCCGTGAGCAAATATGGATTTGCCTGCACTGCCTACAGATCATAATCTAACTCCACACACCTTAAAGAAGCTCAGCGCACACTCCACGttcttacagctgctttgattGCAATTCAGTCTCTAGTACATTACCCTTATTTATAATGCCAGGGCTTCAGCATGGTGCCTCAGGCactctaaaattattacagggcCCTTTTGACTTGCAATTCCCTTccattcaattccatttttagttgTCAGCAGGGACTCCCATTGACCAGCGGTGGAAGCCAACCGTGCGCAGGCAGACAGCACTACTGCATGTTAAGCCAATCCTATAGAAATTACTTGCACGCGGCTCAACGCGACGGGTCATCTCAGTTTGAATGAGAAACACCGGGTCTGGAAGAGCAGGTGGCAGAGTGCTCCTGGGTGCAGCTTCCTTGGAGAGGTGAGACATCCAGGCTTGGAGCAGCACCAggggtgctcagctgcagcccctcgACAGTGCCATCCGTCCGGCTGATGcagccatcatttaaaaaaatggcgAAGGAAAGTGACTTTAACAATCAGAGCTCTGGTGAAATCAAACttcaattatttaccaaatctcacttttacagtcacctagcagcaaaccagtttccacggctggtacaaaatattaaaaccatcaaaatatttagacataccatacagaatgtatggaaatatgctatcagttcccccctttctgtttgaggcTACTAATTCTTTTAGTAGTCTCACTTGAACATAGCTTGTGTCACAGTTGCGCACAGCGTTCTTTATCTCCTTCCTTCCGTTCATTTATGCTAACATTAACAGGctgtatttaagagaaatgctaCTAACTTAGACAAATCTTTAAGTTGACAGCTTACTTAGCTGTATTTAGGAATACATGAACTAATCTACAACCATGCTGTTTTAGAAGAAGGTACCTTTCATATTCCTGggtaaaaaaaacattatatacAAAGACAttctatgtaaattttatttaatggatatatcctttcagcattttttttttcaatataatgacaccatttcttcagctagagaaaacagtgaattgCAGAACTACAAGAAATGGATTCCTGAGGATGACAGGGAGGTAAGTATTTTGTTGGCGAGTTATCGAtgggtttatttgcttttttcttatttaatctaGTGATGACTTTCCCCTTTGCCTGTTCTCAGCCAGGATTCACTCTAACAGCTGGTGACCAGGCAATCACACTCACTCAGTAAGTTATCAAACACCAGAGGCCTTCATTTGCATAGCCATGTTAATCTGCTGTTCACAGCACATCCTTCGgttcacttttaataaataaatcccacaaagaaaatagcagaggggaagaaaggttgctgtgctgctttccaaagcaagcagtAGCTCAGGCAGCCTCAGAAGGGATAGTTCTGCCCACTCTACTGAACAGAACAGCATCCTCCTCTGTGAGcactactgctgctttcacgAATAGGCCCTCTGAAATAAGGTGCTCAGTCTAAGGGTGAAGAATCAAGCCCCAAATCAGTTAACTGCTGGGCCAGTTCctggctttgcatttcccatgacagtcaaaaggaaaacGCATTCCTGCACTCTAGAGACAACATTTTTGATTTTCaggcaaacttttttctcctgtaccaCCAGACCCTGGAGCCTGATGCATAGTTAgatgttgaggatttcttggctgggcaaaggcatgtgagcattccagccgctatgtgggaacgaagcataagtttacaaaatactgtgtccttgtgcgctgggaaaaaagaagataagaagagcctgtcctgacaagcaacacctggatgctgaagaatgagataagtaactgcatccactgtgaccttggcaaggtttcatagacaactttgagaaagttcccatgagaaaattgcggaacctacatagctgcaaaccacaagtaggtgtgttttagtaacgaataaacattagcaatgtaccaatCATATTAGGACTAGTAGGCATAATTATCGTAAGCTGTATAAATATGACCTATCTGTGCAAATAAAGTGAATCACTTCTATCACTCATATTGAGTCGTCTTCAGTGCATTCCTCTGCCGCTCGCAGTTAGACTTTTTCTAACCTTGACACATCACTGCTATTGCAAAAGCTCcaacaaattccttttgctttctgttcaagGAAAGTTTCACCAATctccaggagaaaacagcagccccAGTTTAAATCCAGCCTGTGCCTTCTCTGCACAGacagtatgaaagaaaaaacaagaggtgAAATGTAAGCCAAAGTACTGCTGCTTTCCTAACCGACTAAAAGCACGAAGACCTCATCCTTGAAACAACACAGTAAATGACCCTGTGACAACAAGCACAATCCCACAGAGGTCACCAGATGCAGAAAcacatccttctttctccaaCACCTTTTCCCTTGGCCCCCCCTCCAAACAGCGCTCGTGCGGGCTCCAGATGTCTCCTACCTCGGaagcaccttctgccacagcagcaatgTTCTTCTGCAGAGTTCGACACCTCTGTCACCCCAACCTTAATCACAGGATGAATAAAGGGCCTGACAAAGTCTACAAGGGGTCCATCTTTCTCAgccttgtcctctttttttaagctgcggGGCTCTTGtctgaatgacatttttctaagtaCAGCTGGTAGATGAGTGTTGGAAATCGGtgccaggagctgaggctggaagagaagacaggatTTTTGAGCTGGAAGGCGCGGgagcctgggagggggcagaagaggggctctgcagcagagcgAGGGGCTCTGCAGTGAGGGGCTGCCAAACAGGGCGAGGCGCAAAGACGCCTGCGATGACGACTCGCTGGGCAAGTCTGTATTAGCGACTATAGTCTCCGAAATCACTCCCCTTCCACCTTCTGGAAGGAGCGGGGCGGGAAGATTCTCCCTGTGGGAAGCAGTCTGGGACAGGACGTGGGGGACACGTGGGGTTTGCGGAAGGGCTCTGAgcgagcagcagaggctgccgaGGCAGTGGTGCATCAGGAGCTCGGGGCAACAGGGGCAAGGCCTTTCCCTCCGTGCTGTGCCCCCACACTTACATCTGGACACCTGTGGCCAGGGCTACACTTGGGGCTGGAGTAcgcaggcaggagccctgctgccagctcacccCCTGCTTACACACCTACCCCacgcacagcactgctgcctccttctcctgaCCAAGGAAGCAACAGCCATAAGCTACCTCTCCAGCACGTGCAAGCAGGCCAGTACACTTTCAAATGCGTTTCCTCTAAAAACATCCCAGACAAAACAGATGCCAAGAGCGACAGTGTCATTCTCTGCCTCCAGAGAAGCGGGGTACTGCTGAGACTGTCCACTGCACACAGAGAGAGCGCTTTCCACCAGCCGTACCAACACACCCTCACCAGGTATTGCCTGTTGATTAATTACTTGCACTAGCTGATCTTCCCCACGTCGACTTTCGGAATGTTGGGCCATTATGGGACTTGGATTCCTCCCAGTACGAGGcaacagcatctttttaaagaaataaaaatagcactgctAAATGGGTACAACTACCTCTCATATTACTAGAGTTACCACAGAACGCATCGTTGGTAGAATTCCACTCCGTCTGGGTGACTCACTCTCTCGATGATTTTTTGAGCCCTTACATCTTACCAGtttactgaaaaggcaggggttttttggacaaaagcccaaataaaatacttcgcAGTCCATGTAATTCTCGGCCTTCCTATGTTCCTATAGGTCTGCTTCTCTAAAGCGGATAAATAAATcatgcatttggttttcaagtaATGCTATCAAATGCCAGACAGACATCATCTAACCCAAGAACCCATTAACTGACCCAAGCTTTGCTCCCCACGAGACCAAAGTTTTAACACACTCaagatttaaatgcattttatcaaaactgGAACATACATACCTATGTATATATCTcatcccttctgctctgaacagcaccagggaaaaatggaaaaaaattaattccaataaTTTACTCCTGAGCTGTCTTGTGGCTCAACAGGCTGATTCACAGGTCAAAGAAACTCgcaacaaaatagcagcagagCTACTTTCATTCTCCATTTCCCAAGAAAGAGTATTGCAGTTATGTTTGCCAATATTCACCGTTTACACCCATTAACCAAACTTCCCTATTATTTATAACTTCTTGGGGTATGATTTCATCGCTTTTACACATATGCCCCTCTGCCTCGCACTACAACCATGGATCCTACTTGAGGTTGCTCACCGAGTACAGTACGATTTCACCTTAGTACActtagaaatatctttgtgaATGATATTTCACAGCATGCTCTTGCATGTCCCCTTCAGTTAGTAAACCATCATTGATACGCTCTACGTATCTGTATTCCTaaagttgtcctgtttctgtaaaactgatctTAAGTCAAGCTGTTATGCAGCTGTTCCATAATTAAATTGCATACCATAAAAGCTGACGTAGAAAGCATTACCACGTTGCAGAAGGTAAATATTCATAGATTAAGCTTGTTCTCTTTAGCTTGAAGAACTAGGCAAATTAGAGATCagaacttctaaaattaatcaaaaccttggcagatgtattaacaaaaataaagctcagtgttttaaagaaaataaaaagagtctgCTTTAGTTCAAGCTCTGCTAAAATTACCTGATGGATAGGTGCCTAACGTGCATCCTGTGCCAGACACTCTGTAGGCACAGAGACCTTTCTTATACACTTTCTTAATTACCTGCATTGCTTATCAATACTCACTCATTCATATAGGCATAGTCATTTAAAGCAACTTATCTTAGTAGGGCTATTTTCATCACAGCTCGCTTTGAATACTGTCTCATTTTGGCAACATCAACTGGTCAATCCTTAGGTATACATCGGATTCCCACAGGTACCCACACATACAGAATCTGGCACTTGTGAGACAAGGCCTGTGCAAAGGCTAACGAGGTGGGTAAAACAGTCTCATTTGGTGCATCCAGGATGGGTGCTGCATCCTCTGTCCACAGCGTGGACAAACACAGGACTAAGATGCACGCGATACAGTGAATTTACtgggtgagaagggagaaagcggAAGAggatttgccttctgaaactgGACAGTACTCTTCTCAAGAGCAAGAGCTGCCgcttttattaactgttttcaaaaatctgcaGCTAAGAGGACTCCTTTGAGCTGAGTACTTAACAGTCCTTCTCCACTTGTACATACTTGACAAATACAAGTGTATTGCCCCTTAGGGTGTGTTTTGGCTtgatgggggttttgtttgtttctccagaagaaattacTAGGAAGTAGTAAATGTCAGCAGCTCTTCAAGTATGcttgtgtgtttctgcatggtTTGTAGCCCtgcctccaaaggaaaaacacaggcacacagtttagcattgaaaatacttcacactGTACTGatggcttcttttcttctgaatctcagTTTGTAATTGTTGGAAGCCAGTTTTCTAGTCATAAACTTAGGTGAGCTAttggaaaaacctgctgtataTTATCTTTATACTGCTATCCACCAGCATGGAACTTACTGTCCTGTAACTACACACCtcagattataaaatacatatgcacgTGTTCATTTCAAATGATCAGTTATTTACGTCA encodes:
- the LOC142027807 gene encoding proline-rich protein 22-like, with amino-acid sequence MARPPVQLPPRGPWGPPAPQLFQPFVLPKTFYPQELGDVGHRGPARRVPLESPPGPARLPLTHTGLQRAPCGCLFDPRVFGIQWTTTHLPPPATATLGQGAASLPGAALWGPGGCGAPLAWTAPGTPQSQPQYLAPYKNQRSGVAPAPLELPVSIPGYQHIEGQLAQINIPSTATPVGAPLGSDVSPSPCAATHNQATGDTAGDLAVSEEMLLEEALRLFDCSLDGVGVSQDGPSSGPMPGDPAGTSGEGRGMAPAPPAMPTPIPSHKDIEGPLAKINTCGMATHVGAPPGSDVPPSPCADPHNQALGEPVGELAASEKVPLQEALVLFGCSPDGVGVNQDAPSRSSMPGDTGGTGAATPNRNFSSLSLPEELLTPDYCIPELSNIMLSLEIFNIIRMEPQEL